AGTTCGGCGGCTTCGGCGGCGACCCGCTCCGCGGTCGCCGTCAGTTGCGTCGATATCGACTCCATAGCTCCCACCACATCATGCGAACCGGTGCCGTTACAGTCACCCGAGCGACTTTCTGAATCGAGAAGGAAGGGACCACGCCCATGACGGCGACCCGAGGGTTCGGCATCGACATCGGCGGCAGCGGGATCAAGGGCGCCCTGGTCGACCTGGAGAACGGCAAGCTCATCGGAGACCGCCTCCGGATCGACACGCCGCGCCCGGCCACCCCGGACGCGGTGGCGGACGTGGTCGCCGAGATCGTCGGGCACTTCGGCTGGGAGGGCCCGGTGGGGGTCACCCTGCCCGCGGTGATCAAGAAGGGCGTCGCGATGACCGCGGCGAACATCGACCCGAGCTGGATCGGCACCGACGCCGACGCGCTGTTCGCCAAGCGGATCGGCCGGGGCGTGGACGAGATCGCCATGCTCAACGACGCGGACGCGGCGGGCATGGCCGAAATCCGCTTCGGTGACCCGGCCGCGCGCAAGGGCGTGACCGCGCTGCTCACCTTCGGTACCGGTATCGGCAGCGCGGTGTTCCTCGACGGCAGGCTGGTGCCCAACACCGAACTGGGCCATCTCGAGGTCGACGGGCACGACGCGGAGAAGAAGGCGGCCGCCTCGGTCAAGGACAACGAGGGCATGTCCTACCCGGAGTGGGCGAAGCGGGTCGACCGGTACCTCTCCGTGCTGGAGAACCTGATCTGGCCGGATCTGTTCATCGTCGGCGGCGGGGTCAGCAAGAAGGCCGAGAAGTGGGTCCCGCTGCTCGAGATCCGCACTCCGATCGTGGTCGCCTCGCTGCAGAACAACGCCGGGATCGTGGGCGCGGCCGCCGCGGCCGTGGAGGGTATCGAGCACTGATCCGGGCCGTTCGGCCACCCCCCTCGCCATGCCCGGGGATGATCGCTTCGCGACGCCCGAAGGCAACGTCGTTACAATGGAACACGGCCCACGGCCACGGCGGGCAAAACCGCAGGCCGAGGGGTGTTCCCCGAATCTGAGGCAGCTGAGGCCGGAGTGTCTCGGCTCGCCATGATCGACCGCTGCGAAAGGGCGTACGTGGCAGCCGCAAGAACCGCAACCCGAGGCGGGACGAAGACAACCAGCGCCGCCAAGACCTCGCCGGAAGGCAAGGACGTGGATCCCGAGACCCAGCCCGACGGCACCGCCGGGGAGGCGAAGCCCGCCGCCCGCAAGCCCGGAGCCAAGGCCGGAGCCAAGAAGGCCCCCGCGAAGGGAGCCCGCACGAAGAAGGCCGCGGGCAAGGGCGACGAGGCCAAGGGCGCTGATGGCGAGGGCGTCGGCGAGGAGATCGACGATGCCGCGCTGGACGCCGACCTCGCCGATCTCGAGGCCGTCGAGATCGACGTCGTCGACGCCACGGTGAGCGAAGAGGCCGACGAGGACGAGCCCGAGGCGGAGGAGGCCGAGGCTCCGGCCGCGGGCACCCGCGCCGAGCGCACGGCGGCCAAGGGCGGCAAGAACGCCAACGACCCCGACTTCGTCTGGGACGAGGAGGAGTCGGAGGTGCTGCGGCAGGCCCGCAAGGACGCCGAGCTCACCGCGTCGGCCGACTCCGTCCGCGCCTACCTCAAGCAGATCGGCAAGGTCGCGCTGCTCAACGCCGAGGAGGAGGTGGAGCTGGCCAAGCGGATCGAGGCCGGCCTCTACGCCGCCGAGCGCGTGCGCACCGCCGAGGAGGAGGGCGAGAAGCTCACCACCCAGATGCGGCGCGACCTGAAGTGGATCGTGCGCGACGGCGAGCGGGCGAAGTACCACCTGCTCGAGGCGAACCTCCGCCTGGTGGTCTCACTGGCCAAGCGCTACACCGGTCGTGGCATGGCGTTCCTGGACCTGATCCAGGAGGGCAACCTCGGCCTGATCCGCGCGGTGGAGAAGTTCGACTACACCAAGGGCTTCAAGTTCTCCACCTACGCCACCTGGTGGATCCGGCAGGCGATCACCCGCGCGATGGCCGACCAGGCCCGCACCATCCGCATCCCGGTGCACATGGTCGAGGTGATCAACAAGCTCGGCCGCATCCAGCGTGAGCTGCTGCAGGACCTCGGCCGCGAGCCGACTCCGGAAGAGCTGGCCAAGGAGATGGACATCTCCCCGGAGAAGGTGCTGGAGATCCAGCAGTACGCGCGGGAGCCGATCTCGCTCGACCAGACCATCGGTGACGAGGGTGATTCGCAGCTCGGTGACTTCATCGAGGACAGCGAAGCCGTGGTCGCGGTGGACGCGGTGTCGTTCACGCTGCTGCAGGACCAGCTCCAGTCGGTGCTGCAGACCCTGTCCGAGCGCGAGGCGGGCGTGGTCCGGCTGCGCTTCGGCCTGACCGACGGCCAGCCGCGGACTTTAGACGAGATCGGGCAGGTGTACGGGGTCACCCGGGAACGCATCCGGCAGATCGAGTCGAAGACCATGTCGAAACTGCGTCACCCGTCGCGCTCGCAGGTCCTGCGCGACTACCTGGACTGAGCAACTCCAGAACCACGACGGAAGGTGGCTCCACCCACGCGGTGGAGCCACCTTCCGTCGTTCCAGGGAATGGCGTTCAGGGAATGGCGAGGCCGGCGGTGCGCAGGGCTTCCTCGACGCGCAGGCGTTCCAACTCCCGATCCATGCCTTCCGCCAGGGCGTCCAGCCGATGCGGGACCTCGAGCACCGCGCACGCTTCGGTGAGCAGGGCGTCGTAGGCCTGCCGGGTGCCGGTCCGGCGGGCAGCCGGGGTGCCAGGGCCGTAGGCGGCGAGCAACCGGTGCACCCGGCGCAGGTCGGCCGCGAGCACCTGCACCGGCGGGTGCGCGGGCGGCGCCGGACGCGGGAAGAACCGTTGCCGCGCATAGCGAATCAGCCGTGGCAGGCGCAGCAGCAACCAGAACAGCAGCGTCGGCGCGATGGCCACGAGCCCGTAGAGCAGCAGGACTCCCATGCCTCAGTCTACGACGGCTTCCCGCCGCGCATAGGCCTCCCGCGCGGCCAGCATCTCCGGCAGGTGCTTCGCCGCCCATTCCCGGCACGCCGCGATCGGGCCGAACAGCGTGCGCCCCAACGGGGTCAGCTCGTATTCGACCCGCGGCGGCACCTCCGCGTAGACGGTCCGCACGATCATGCCGTCGCGCTCCAGCCCGCGCAGCGTCTCGGTGAGCACCTTCGGCGTCACCCCGCGCATCGGCACGCGCAGCTCGGAGAACCGCCGCGGCCCGTCCTCCAGGCAGATCAGCACCATGCCCGCCCACTTGTCCCCGATCCGGATCGGGGTGACGCTGCTCGGGCAGGCCGGGTCGAACATGTCGGGATCCAGCGCTCGCCTCACCCGATCGAACATACCCGGCCCGCCCGCGCTACGCGGCCAGTTCCAGCGACGGCCAGTCGGCCAGGTCCGCGCGCAGCTGCCGGTCGTGGCTGGCCACCACCACCGCCACCGGCGTGCGCTGGATCGCCTCGGTCAGTTCGTCGACCAGGGTCACCGACAGGTGGTTCGTCGGCTCGTCCAGCAGCAGCACGTGCGGGGCGTGCAGCAGCAGCAACGCCAGCGCGAGCCGCCGCCGCTGCCCGGTGGACAGCCGGTTCACCGGACGGTTCGCGTCGGCCGGGGAGAACAGCCCCAGCCGCTTCAACGGCACCACGGCACCGGCGCTGAGCTGACCGCGCGAGACCAGTTTCGCCGCCCGGCGCTCGTACAGCGCGGCCGCGCCGATTCCGGTGTCCGGGAAGTCGGATTCCTGTGACAGCAAGCCGATCCGCGCCGACCCGGCCCGCCACACCGCGCCTTCGACCGGTTCCAGCCGTCCGGCCAGCACGTTGAGCAGGGTCGACTTCCCGGCGCCGTTCGCGCCCGAGACCAGCAGACGGTCCCCTGTGGACAGTGCGATGGTCTCGCGCAGCGCCAGCCTGCCGGGCACCGCGACACCGGAGGCGGTGAGCACCACGCCCTGCCCCGTCCCGGTCAGGTCGGGGCAGGCGAAGCTCAGCCGCTCCGGTGGCGGCGGGACCCGGCGCCCGGCCAGCGCCTCGATGCGCCGCTGGACGTTGTGCAGCTGACCGGGCGCGCGGGTGGCCCGCTGGTGCTTGTTCGTGCCCTTGTCCGGGCGCCACGACGAGATCAGCCGGTTCGCCGCCGCCTTCGCGTCGTGCTCGAGCCGCTCGGCCTCGCCGGATTCGAGCGCGTACCGCTGTTCCCAGCGCACCCGCTCGGCCGCTTTCTCCCGCTTGTACTCGGTGTACCCGCCACCGTGGACCTTCGGCCCACCGTCCGCGGTCGGATCCAGATCGAGCAGCGAGCCGCACACCTCGTCGAGCAGCATCCGGTCGTGACTGACCAGGACCACGGCACCGGGGTATTCGCGGATCCGGCCGGTCAGGTAACCGAGCGCGGTTGCGTCGAGGTGGTTGGTCGGCTCGTCGAGCAGCAGGATGTCGACGCCCTCGGCGAGCAGGCAGGCCAGGCGGACGCGGTAGCGCTGCCCGACGGACAGCTCCGCGAGCTTCCGGCCCCGGTCGCCGGGGGCGCCGAGTCCGGCGAGCGCCAGGTCGGCGCGCCGTTCGGCGTCCCAGGCGTCCAGTTCCTCGGCGCGGGCGAGCGCGGTGGCGAAGCGATCGTCCGCGCCGGGTTCCTGCTCGGCCAGTGCGGCCGACGCGGCATCCAGCTCGGCCAGTGCGGCGCGCGCACCGGCCAGCGCGATGTCCAGCAGGGAGGCGATGGTGTCGTGTTCGCCGAACGGCAGCTCCTGCCCGGCCAGCGCGACCGAGCCGTGCCGCGACACCGTGCCGGTGTCGGGCGGCACCTGGCCGGCCAGCAGGCGCAGCAGCGTGGTTTTCCCACTGCCGTTCTCACCAACCACGCCGAGGCACTGCCCGGCGCTGACCACCAGCGAGACGTCCTCGAACACCGGTTGCGCGGCATAGGACTTGCCCACGTTCTCGGCTTGGAGGTGGGCGGATTTTCGGGTGCGTGACAAAGTTCCACTCCGATTTCGGGCCCGGGGCGCGCGGACGCGCGGAAGCCACCGGGAAAGTTCCGGTCGATGACGACGGAAGAGCCCGCGCTCGCGGAAGAGCCGCGGCGCCGGGCGGGCGAAATCAGAGATAGAACTGGTAAGCCATGGGCACGAGAATAGCGGACGGCCGCGACACGGCCAACGTGATTACCACCGCCCGCGCCGCCGAATGGGCGAAAATGAGCGGGTGGAGCCCTCCCCGCCGGCCAGCCCGGTCCCGTCCGACCACCTCGACGGCCTCGCCACCGTGCTCGATCTGGTGCGCGGCGGCGCCGCCCGCACCCGGCCGGAGCTGGGCAGGCTGTCCGGGTTCGGCCGCACGGTCATCACCCAGCGGGTCAGCCAGCTGACCGGCTGCGGACTGCTCGAAGAAGGCAGGCTCGGCCCGTCCAGCGGCGGCCGCGCCCCGCGGGAACTGCGCTTCCGCGCGGAAGCGGGCGTGGTGCTGGCCGCCGAACTCGGAGCCACCAGCATCGCCACCGCCGTCACCGACCTGACCGGCCGCGTGCTGGCCCGGCGCGAAGAGCCCGGTGACGTGGCGCTCGGGCCGGACGTGGTGCTGGACAGGGTGGAGGAACTGTTCGACGAACTGCTCGATGAACTGGAGGGCAGGCCGCCGGTCTGGGGCATCGGCCTCGGCCTGCCGGGCCCGGTCGAGTTCGCCACCGGGCGGCCGAGCGCGCCGCCGATCATGCCCGGCTGGGACCGCTACCCGGTGCGCGACCGGCTCGCCGCGCGCTATGCCGCGCCGGTGTGGGTGGACAACGAGGTCAACGCGATGGCACTGGGCGAGCTGCGCGCGGGCGCGGCACGCGGGCAGCAGGACATCATCTACATCAAGATCGGCACCGGGATCGGCGCCGGGCTGGTCTCCGGCGGGCGGTTGCACCGGGGCAGCCAGGGCTGCGCCGGGGACATCGGGCACGCCGCGGTGGCCGACGATCCGGTGGTGGTGTGCCGCTGCGGGAACACCGGTTGCCTGGAGGCGTTCGCCGGCGGGGCCGCGCTCGCCAGGGACGGCAGCACCGCGGCGAAGGAGGGGCGCAGCGAGTTCCTGGCGAACCGCCTCACCGAACGCGGCGCGCTTACCGCGGCGGACCTCTCGACCGCGGCCCAGAGCGGCGACCGGACCGCGGTGGAACTGCTGACCAAGGCGGGCAGGCTGGTCGGCAGCCTGCTGGCGACGCTGGTCAGCTTCTACAACCCGGCGCTGGTGATCGTCGGCGGTGGTGTGTCCGGCGCGGGCGACCTGCTGCTGGCCACGCTGCGCGAGACCGTGTACCGCCGCTCGCTCCCGCTGGCCACCCGCGAACTGCGCATCGCCAGGTCCACCCTGGGCGACGAGGCGGGACTGGTCGGCGCGGCGTTCATGGTGATCGACGAGCTGTTCGCGCCCGAGCGGCTGGCGCACTGGATCGACACCGGCTCCCCCGCCGGGCGCCCGGCACTGGTCGAAGTCCCCCGCTGACCGGAATTCACCTACCCCGTGGCGAACATCTGTGTACGGTGGTGAACATGGATGTTCACTTCGGAACGCGTAAGTCCACGCTGGGCATCGCGGCGGACGTGCTCGCTCTCGATCCGACCGCCTCGCTTTCGGCCATCGCCGAGGCCGCCGGCATCGGCCGCACGACCCTGCACAAGCGCTACCCGAAGCGCCAGGACCTCCTGCTCGCGGTGGCCCGCGACTCGATCGAGCAGATCTGGCAGGCGCTCGACGAAACCGGGGCCACCGCGGACGGACCGGTGACCGCCGAAACCCTGCGCGAGTTCGTCGAGGCCTCGGTCCAGCTCGGATCGCGGATCGCCTTCCTGTTCCGCCAGCCCACGCTGGACCCGGTCAAGGAGGTCGAGGTCGCGATCGAGCGACTCGAAGAAGCCGCCGAGGAGTTCATCGGCCGCGCCCAGCGCGACGGGCTGCTGCGCGCCGACCTACCCGCGTGGTGGGTGGCCGGGGCGCTGAACTCCGTGGCCTACGCGGCCTGGGAAGGCGTCGTCCGGGGCAAGCTCGCGCCGCGTGACGCGCCGAAGCTCGCGCTGGACACCGCACTCACCGGCCTGCACAAGCTCCCGTCCGACGACAAGCAAGGAGCACAACCGTGATCACCTTGTCCGACGCCCGGCTGTCCACCCGCATCGCCGTCGAGCGCACCGGCGCCTGGCTGCTGCGGGCCACCGGCGACGAGTTCGCCCGGCTGGACAGCGCCGCGAACCGGGCCGACCCGTATCCGGCCTACGCCCGGCTGCGCGAGCGGGAAACCTTGTACCGCAGCAAACTCGGCTTCTGGGTGGCGACCACCTTCGAGCACTGCAACCTGGTGCTGCGCGACCGCCGCTTCGGTGTGCAGCAGAACGACGGTGCCATGCCGCGGTTCTTCGACACCATGGCGCTGGCCCGCGGCCCGGAAGTGGTGCTCTCCTTCCTCGAACTCGATCCGCCCGAGCACACCCGGCTGCGCGCACTGGCCCGCCCGGCGTTCGGCCCGGCCAAGCTCGATGGCTACCGCCCGCTGATCGAGTCGATCGCGCACGACCTGCTCGACCGCGCCGCCAAGAAGGGCGGCTTCGACCTGATGGCCGATTTCGCCGGCCCGCTGCCGATCCGGGTGATCAGCGAGCTGCTCGGCATCCCGGACGTGAACGCCGAGCGCTTCCTCGCCTACGGCCGGATCCTGGCCAAGGCGCTCGACGGGATCAGCTCGATGCGGCTGGTGCGCGAGCTGCGCACGGCCACCACCGAGATGTACACCATGTTCCGCGCGCTGATGGCCGCCAAACGCGAGCACCCGGAAGCCGACGTGCTGACCCAGCTCACCGAAGCACACGACGCGGGCAAGCTGACCGTGCCCGAACTGCTGGCGACCTGCGAACTGCTGCTGGTGGCCGGTTTCGAAACCACCGTCAACCTGATCGGCAACAGCACGCTCGCCCTGCTCTCCCACCCCGAGCAGTGGGCGCTGCTGTGCGAGGACCCCGGTCTGGCCAGGGCCGCCGCCGAGGAAACGCTGCGCTACGACCCGCCCGTGCAGTCGACGGCCAGGGTGGCGCACGAGGACGTCGAACTGGCGGGAACGCGAATCCGGGCGAACGAACTGGTGTTCACCATGATCGGCGCCACCGGCCGCGATCCCGCGGTTTTCGCCGACCCGGAGGTTTTCGACATCACTCGAACGCCGGAACGCGAACATCTGGCCTTCTCCAGCGGAATCCACTACTGCCTGGGTGCGCCGCTGGCCCGGCTGGAGGCCGAGATCGCCCTGCGCGCACTGGCCGAACGGATGCCGGAGCTGGCCGTCGACGGCACGCCGCGACGGCGGCCGAGTGCCGGAATCCGGGGCCTGCTGCGATTTCCGGTCCGAATCCCGCACGGAAAACCGCTGTCCGTGCCCTAGGGTGACAAGGGTGCCTGCGAAAGAATCGTCCCCCCGGCGCGTCTACGGCGGCCGCTCGGCGGCCGATCGCCGAGCCGAACGGCGCGGCCGCCTGCTCGAAGCCGGCCTGGAACTGTTCGGCACCGAGGGCTACCCGGCCAGCTCGATCGAAAAGCTGTGCGCGGCGGCATCGGTGTCCACGCGCAATTTCTACGAGGAGTTCAGCAGCCGCGAAGCGCTGCTGATGGCCATTCACAACGAGGTGATCGAATCGGCGGTGGCCGCGGTCGCCACCGCCTTCGCCGAGGCCGACGACCAGCACGTCACCGACCGCATCGAGCACGCGGTGCGCGCCTACATCACCTGCACCGCCGCCGATCCCCGCCGGGCCAAACTGTCCTATGTGGAGATAATCGGGGTGAGCCCGGCGGTGGAGGCGCACCGGCTGGCCTGGCGCACCCGCTGGGTGCAGATGCTGGTGGCCGAGGCCAAGCGGGCGGTGGCCCGCGGCGAGGCCGAGGAACGCGAGTTCGGCCTCGGCGCGGTGGCGTTGATCGGCGCGGTGAACGAGCTGGTCTTCCACTGGTCCACCGAGGGCTACCGGACCCCGATCGACGACGTGATCGCCGAGATCGTCCGGATGGCCAAGGCGGTGATCATCACCCCGGGAGCGGGGGCAGCGCCGGGCTGAACAGCCACTCGTGGAAGAACTCCGCGAGCGAGCGGCCGGCGTGCTCCTCGGCCAGCGCGGTGAAGTCCGCGGTGGTCACCGTCGCGTGCCGGTAGCGGCCGGCCCAGTCCTTGAGCAGCGCGAAGAACACGGTGTCCCCGAGCAGTTTGCGCAACGCGTGCAAGGTGAGCGCGCCGCGCTTGTAGACCCGCTCGTCGAACAGGCTGGCCACGCCGGGATCGCCGATGCGCAGATCCGCCGGGCGCCCGGCCAGCGCCGCGTGCCACCGGCGGGCGTGCGCGTCCTCGCCGAGCCCGCCCGATTCGGCCGACCACAGCCATTCCGCATAGGTGGCGAAGCCCTCGTTGAGCCAGATGTGCTGCCACTCGGCCACGGTCAGGCTGTTGCCGAACCACTGGTGCGCCAGTTCGTGCACGATCAGCCGCTCGTGCGTGCCGCGGCCGTCGAGCAGGTTCGCGCCGAACACCGACAGCCCCTGCGCCTCGATCGGGTCGTCCAGCTCGTCGTCGGTCACCACGATCACGTACTCGCCGAACGGGTACGGCCCGAAGAAGCCCTCCAGCGCGTCCATCATGTCCGGCTGGCGGCGGAAGTCCCGGTCGAACAGCTTGCGCAGCCTGGCGGGCACCGCCGCGAACTGCCGCACCGGCTCGGCGGCCAGCTCCACCTCCTCATACCGTCCTATGTGGACGCCCATCAGGTAGGTGGCGGTCGGTTCCGGGCGCTCGAACACCCAGGTGGTGGTGCTCGCGCCCTGCCGCTTGGTGAGCAGGTTCCCGGTGACCAGCACGGTGTAGGCCGAACTGGTGGTCACCGAGATCCGGTAGGCCGCCTTGTCCGACGGGTGGTCGTTGCACGGGAACCAGGACGGCGCGCCGACCGGCTGGCTGGCCACCAGCGCGCCGTCGGTCAGCTCGTCCCAGCCGATGTCACCCCAGTCCGGCGAGGTGATCGGCCGCGGGTTGCCGGTGTAGCGGATCTCGGCCATGAACTCCGCACCCGGCTGCAGCGGGCGCTGCGGTTTGACGTGCAGCTTGCCCGCGCGCTGGGTGTACTTCGCGCTCTGCCCGTTGACCTGCACCCGGCCGATCCGGAACCCGGCCAGGTCCAGGCTGAACCGCGACAGCGGCTGGGTGGCCACGCCCTCGATCACCGCGTGCCCGGCGAGCCGGTTCGGGCCGACCTTGTAGTCGA
The genomic region above belongs to Amycolatopsis sp. YIM 10 and contains:
- a CDS encoding TetR/AcrR family transcriptional regulator, with product MPAKESSPRRVYGGRSAADRRAERRGRLLEAGLELFGTEGYPASSIEKLCAAASVSTRNFYEEFSSREALLMAIHNEVIESAVAAVATAFAEADDQHVTDRIEHAVRAYITCTAADPRRAKLSYVEIIGVSPAVEAHRLAWRTRWVQMLVAEAKRAVARGEAEEREFGLGAVALIGAVNELVFHWSTEGYRTPIDDVIAEIVRMAKAVIITPGAGAAPG
- a CDS encoding M1 family metallopeptidase, which encodes MSAAKSTQPAPGADTSPDSYLPAHGNGGYRVTRYTLDLDYKVGPNRLAGHAVIEGVATQPLSRFSLDLAGFRIGRVQVNGQSAKYTQRAGKLHVKPQRPLQPGAEFMAEIRYTGNPRPITSPDWGDIGWDELTDGALVASQPVGAPSWFPCNDHPSDKAAYRISVTTSSAYTVLVTGNLLTKRQGASTTTWVFERPEPTATYLMGVHIGRYEEVELAAEPVRQFAAVPARLRKLFDRDFRRQPDMMDALEGFFGPYPFGEYVIVVTDDELDDPIEAQGLSVFGANLLDGRGTHERLIVHELAHQWFGNSLTVAEWQHIWLNEGFATYAEWLWSAESGGLGEDAHARRWHAALAGRPADLRIGDPGVASLFDERVYKRGALTLHALRKLLGDTVFFALLKDWAGRYRHATVTTADFTALAEEHAGRSLAEFFHEWLFSPALPPLPG
- the ppgK gene encoding polyphosphate--glucose phosphotransferase, encoding MTATRGFGIDIGGSGIKGALVDLENGKLIGDRLRIDTPRPATPDAVADVVAEIVGHFGWEGPVGVTLPAVIKKGVAMTAANIDPSWIGTDADALFAKRIGRGVDEIAMLNDADAAGMAEIRFGDPAARKGVTALLTFGTGIGSAVFLDGRLVPNTELGHLEVDGHDAEKKAAASVKDNEGMSYPEWAKRVDRYLSVLENLIWPDLFIVGGGVSKKAEKWVPLLEIRTPIVVASLQNNAGIVGAAAAAVEGIEH
- a CDS encoding ABC-F family ATP-binding cassette domain-containing protein, with protein sequence MSRTRKSAHLQAENVGKSYAAQPVFEDVSLVVSAGQCLGVVGENGSGKTTLLRLLAGQVPPDTGTVSRHGSVALAGQELPFGEHDTIASLLDIALAGARAALAELDAASAALAEQEPGADDRFATALARAEELDAWDAERRADLALAGLGAPGDRGRKLAELSVGQRYRVRLACLLAEGVDILLLDEPTNHLDATALGYLTGRIREYPGAVVLVSHDRMLLDEVCGSLLDLDPTADGGPKVHGGGYTEYKREKAAERVRWEQRYALESGEAERLEHDAKAAANRLISSWRPDKGTNKHQRATRAPGQLHNVQRRIEALAGRRVPPPPERLSFACPDLTGTGQGVVLTASGVAVPGRLALRETIALSTGDRLLVSGANGAGKSTLLNVLAGRLEPVEGAVWRAGSARIGLLSQESDFPDTGIGAAALYERRAAKLVSRGQLSAGAVVPLKRLGLFSPADANRPVNRLSTGQRRRLALALLLLHAPHVLLLDEPTNHLSVTLVDELTEAIQRTPVAVVVASHDRQLRADLADWPSLELAA
- a CDS encoding cytochrome P450 produces the protein MITLSDARLSTRIAVERTGAWLLRATGDEFARLDSAANRADPYPAYARLRERETLYRSKLGFWVATTFEHCNLVLRDRRFGVQQNDGAMPRFFDTMALARGPEVVLSFLELDPPEHTRLRALARPAFGPAKLDGYRPLIESIAHDLLDRAAKKGGFDLMADFAGPLPIRVISELLGIPDVNAERFLAYGRILAKALDGISSMRLVRELRTATTEMYTMFRALMAAKREHPEADVLTQLTEAHDAGKLTVPELLATCELLLVAGFETTVNLIGNSTLALLSHPEQWALLCEDPGLARAAAEETLRYDPPVQSTARVAHEDVELAGTRIRANELVFTMIGATGRDPAVFADPEVFDITRTPEREHLAFSSGIHYCLGAPLARLEAEIALRALAERMPELAVDGTPRRRPSAGIRGLLRFPVRIPHGKPLSVP
- a CDS encoding TetR/AcrR family transcriptional regulator, with protein sequence MDVHFGTRKSTLGIAADVLALDPTASLSAIAEAAGIGRTTLHKRYPKRQDLLLAVARDSIEQIWQALDETGATADGPVTAETLREFVEASVQLGSRIAFLFRQPTLDPVKEVEVAIERLEEAAEEFIGRAQRDGLLRADLPAWWVAGALNSVAYAAWEGVVRGKLAPRDAPKLALDTALTGLHKLPSDDKQGAQP
- a CDS encoding helix-turn-helix domain-containing protein — encoded protein: MFDPACPSSVTPIRIGDKWAGMVLICLEDGPRRFSELRVPMRGVTPKVLTETLRGLERDGMIVRTVYAEVPPRVEYELTPLGRTLFGPIAACREWAAKHLPEMLAAREAYARREAVVD
- a CDS encoding ROK family protein, with protein sequence MGENERVEPSPPASPVPSDHLDGLATVLDLVRGGAARTRPELGRLSGFGRTVITQRVSQLTGCGLLEEGRLGPSSGGRAPRELRFRAEAGVVLAAELGATSIATAVTDLTGRVLARREEPGDVALGPDVVLDRVEELFDELLDELEGRPPVWGIGLGLPGPVEFATGRPSAPPIMPGWDRYPVRDRLAARYAAPVWVDNEVNAMALGELRAGAARGQQDIIYIKIGTGIGAGLVSGGRLHRGSQGCAGDIGHAAVADDPVVVCRCGNTGCLEAFAGGAALARDGSTAAKEGRSEFLANRLTERGALTAADLSTAAQSGDRTAVELLTKAGRLVGSLLATLVSFYNPALVIVGGGVSGAGDLLLATLRETVYRRSLPLATRELRIARSTLGDEAGLVGAAFMVIDELFAPERLAHWIDTGSPAGRPALVEVPR
- a CDS encoding RNA polymerase sigma factor, whose protein sequence is MIDRCERAYVAAARTATRGGTKTTSAAKTSPEGKDVDPETQPDGTAGEAKPAARKPGAKAGAKKAPAKGARTKKAAGKGDEAKGADGEGVGEEIDDAALDADLADLEAVEIDVVDATVSEEADEDEPEAEEAEAPAAGTRAERTAAKGGKNANDPDFVWDEEESEVLRQARKDAELTASADSVRAYLKQIGKVALLNAEEEVELAKRIEAGLYAAERVRTAEEEGEKLTTQMRRDLKWIVRDGERAKYHLLEANLRLVVSLAKRYTGRGMAFLDLIQEGNLGLIRAVEKFDYTKGFKFSTYATWWIRQAITRAMADQARTIRIPVHMVEVINKLGRIQRELLQDLGREPTPEELAKEMDISPEKVLEIQQYAREPISLDQTIGDEGDSQLGDFIEDSEAVVAVDAVSFTLLQDQLQSVLQTLSEREAGVVRLRFGLTDGQPRTLDEIGQVYGVTRERIRQIESKTMSKLRHPSRSQVLRDYLD